Proteins from a genomic interval of Rhodothermus marinus:
- the lhgO gene encoding L-2-hydroxyglutarate oxidase, giving the protein MKQPAIAIIGGGIVGLATAYRLMERMPGATITVLEKENRVAAHQTGRNSGVIHSGLYYRPGSLKATCCREGKWELIRFCEAEGIPCELCGKVIVAVEEAERPRLQTLYERGQQNGVACTLIGPERLRELEPHAHGVAAIHVPEAGIVSYRAVAERLRAKLEAAGHRVVLGAPVTRIVPDGRGVVLETPAGAFRADVAVGCAGLYADRIARMDGLEPGVRILPFRGEYYELRPERRHLCRNLIYPVPDPAYPFLGVHFTRMIDGRVECGPSAVLAFAREGYRLTDVRPSELFEMLGYRGFWQLARRHWRKGVQELLQSLSKRYYLRQARRLIPEVTPEDFLPAPSGVRAQAVDPEGRLVDDFLVLESPRMVHVVNAPSPAATSSFRIGALVAERVQARFD; this is encoded by the coding sequence ATGAAGCAGCCGGCCATTGCGATCATCGGCGGCGGCATCGTCGGACTGGCCACGGCCTACCGGCTCATGGAGCGCATGCCGGGGGCCACGATCACCGTGCTGGAAAAAGAAAACCGGGTGGCGGCGCACCAGACGGGACGCAACTCCGGCGTGATCCATTCCGGTCTGTACTATCGTCCCGGATCGCTCAAGGCCACCTGCTGTCGGGAGGGAAAGTGGGAACTGATCCGATTCTGTGAGGCGGAAGGCATTCCCTGCGAACTCTGTGGCAAGGTGATCGTGGCCGTCGAGGAGGCCGAGCGGCCGCGCCTGCAGACGCTTTACGAGCGCGGGCAGCAGAACGGCGTGGCGTGCACGCTGATCGGTCCCGAGCGGCTCCGGGAGCTGGAGCCGCACGCGCACGGCGTAGCGGCCATCCACGTGCCAGAGGCGGGCATCGTCAGCTACCGGGCGGTGGCCGAGCGGCTTCGCGCAAAGCTGGAGGCGGCCGGCCACCGTGTGGTGCTCGGGGCGCCCGTCACGCGCATCGTGCCGGACGGCCGGGGCGTGGTGCTCGAAACGCCGGCCGGTGCTTTCCGGGCCGACGTGGCCGTGGGTTGCGCCGGACTCTACGCCGATCGGATTGCCCGCATGGACGGCCTGGAGCCCGGCGTCCGCATTTTGCCGTTCCGGGGCGAGTACTACGAACTCCGCCCCGAGCGGCGGCATCTGTGCCGCAATCTGATTTATCCGGTGCCCGATCCGGCCTATCCGTTTCTGGGCGTGCACTTCACGCGCATGATCGACGGCCGCGTCGAGTGCGGTCCCAGCGCCGTGCTGGCCTTTGCCCGCGAGGGCTACCGGCTGACCGACGTGCGCCCGTCCGAGCTATTCGAAATGCTCGGCTACCGGGGTTTCTGGCAACTGGCCCGTCGCCACTGGCGCAAGGGCGTGCAGGAGTTGCTGCAGTCGCTGAGCAAGCGATACTATTTGCGCCAGGCCCGGCGGCTCATCCCCGAGGTGACGCCGGAAGACTTCCTCCCGGCGCCGTCCGGGGTGCGGGCGCAGGCCGTCGATCCCGAAGGACGGCTGGTGGATGACTTCCTCGTGCTGGAGTCGCCGCGCATGGTACACGTGGTCAACGCCCCCTCGCCGGCCGCCACCTCGTCGTTTCGGATCGGCGCGCTGGTCGCCGAACGCGTCCAGGCGCGTTTCGATTGA
- a CDS encoding YfiT family bacillithiol transferase, giving the protein MADPLRYPIGPFQWPEKPLTTEQREGLIAQLAELPVQVRQAVAQLTEEQLDRSYRPGGWTARQVVHHLADSHLNGYVRFRLALTEEAPLIKTYDQQRWAELPDARSAPVSASIALLEGLHARWVALLRSLKPEDFQRTFRHPEHGPLTLDQALALYAWHGRHHVAHLSLVRVQAESQPTGS; this is encoded by the coding sequence ATGGCTGATCCGCTACGCTATCCGATCGGGCCGTTTCAATGGCCTGAAAAGCCGCTGACCACGGAGCAGCGGGAAGGGCTGATCGCGCAGCTGGCCGAACTCCCCGTGCAGGTGCGGCAGGCCGTGGCGCAGCTCACCGAAGAGCAGCTGGATCGCTCCTACCGGCCGGGCGGCTGGACGGCCCGCCAGGTGGTGCACCACCTGGCCGATAGCCACCTGAACGGCTACGTGCGCTTCCGGCTGGCGCTGACCGAAGAGGCGCCGCTGATCAAAACCTACGACCAGCAGCGCTGGGCCGAACTCCCCGACGCCCGCTCGGCGCCGGTCTCGGCCTCGATCGCCCTGCTGGAAGGGTTGCACGCCCGCTGGGTGGCCCTGCTTCGAAGTCTGAAGCCGGAGGACTTCCAGCGGACGTTCCGCCATCCGGAACACGGGCCCCTGACGCTGGATCAGGCACTGGCGCTCTACGCCTGGCACGGCCGCCACCATGTGGCCCACCTGTCGCTGGTCCGGGTGCAGGCCGAATCGCAACCGACGGGCTCATGA
- a CDS encoding MjaI family restriction endonuclease, translating to MAKEWILNVATNRWGLNKKDRVGPVSQWIRECDPKSIEDWEGYYYDKLKRFLEEKGINLSPEEYVESLGKILFVKITEVIHAEVEDVTEYDCVQYIYNLVINRTYDGYITEKRTVYEELQHRLSVKIEPAPDEWDRLYNVDFYIKVNDKYIGLQIKPITYEQTPELYKWKDWLSRTHVDFEKKYGGKVFIIFSIKRDGRKEIYNPDIIGKIEEEIQRLKALKS from the coding sequence ATGGCTAAGGAATGGATATTAAACGTAGCAACTAATAGATGGGGTCTAAACAAAAAGGATAGGGTTGGCCCTGTATCTCAATGGATTCGTGAATGTGATCCGAAATCTATTGAAGATTGGGAAGGTTATTATTATGACAAACTAAAAAGATTTCTGGAAGAAAAAGGAATAAATTTGTCTCCAGAAGAATATGTAGAAAGTCTCGGTAAAATCCTTTTCGTAAAAATTACTGAAGTTATTCACGCCGAAGTCGAAGATGTAACTGAATATGACTGTGTTCAATATATTTATAATCTTGTAATTAATCGCACTTATGACGGGTATATTACAGAAAAACGCACTGTTTATGAAGAATTGCAGCATAGATTGAGTGTCAAAATTGAACCAGCTCCTGACGAGTGGGATAGACTGTATAATGTGGACTTTTATATTAAAGTTAATGATAAGTATATAGGATTGCAAATCAAGCCTATCACTTATGAGCAGACTCCTGAGTTATATAAATGGAAAGATTGGCTTAGTAGGACTCATGTTGACTTTGAGAAGAAATACGGAGGAAAAGTTTTTATCATATTCTCAATAAAAAGAGATGGTCGAAAAGAAATCTACAACCCTGATATTATTGGAAAGATTGAAGAAGAAATTCAAAGATTAAAAGCCTTAAAGTCTTGA
- a CDS encoding DNA methyltransferase has product MRNWAKIIVGDSRKMIEVEDKSIDLIVTSPPYWHIKDYGVPGQIGYGQSLHEYLKDLYRVWKECYRVLKPGRRLCVNIGDQFARSIIYGRYKIIPLHAEFIAQCEEIGFDYMGAIIWQKKTTMNTTGGANVMGSYPYPPNGMIEIDYEFILIFKKPGKSDKMAQTLKEKSKLSKEEWKEYFLGHWYFGGARQIEHEAMFPDELPKRLIKMFSFVDDTVLDPFLGSGTTVKVALNLGRNAVGYEINDKFISIMKEKIGLGKSSLQFDNVQIVKREIEEKFEKVNYFPRIKDAKPQIDPKKFNFKNDRLYKVTGIIDEQTIQVDTGLNVKFLGTKIVKKDEVLKYLRERVLGKEIFLRFDNGKALNGNTVEAYVYLKNKIFINAFLIKNKMAIADRIKNYKYKDKFIKLERE; this is encoded by the coding sequence ATGAGAAACTGGGCTAAAATAATAGTCGGCGATAGTAGAAAGATGATTGAAGTCGAAGACAAAAGCATCGACTTAATTGTCACATCTCCCCCGTATTGGCATATTAAGGATTATGGAGTCCCTGGTCAGATAGGATACGGGCAAAGCCTCCATGAGTATCTGAAGGATCTTTATCGAGTTTGGAAGGAGTGTTATAGAGTTCTTAAACCAGGAAGAAGATTGTGTGTAAATATCGGAGATCAGTTTGCTCGTTCTATAATTTATGGAAGGTATAAAATTATACCGTTACATGCTGAATTTATAGCTCAATGTGAAGAGATAGGTTTTGATTATATGGGTGCAATTATATGGCAAAAGAAGACAACAATGAATACTACTGGAGGAGCCAATGTGATGGGATCTTACCCCTATCCTCCAAATGGAATGATTGAAATAGATTATGAATTTATACTCATATTTAAAAAGCCTGGTAAAAGTGATAAGATGGCGCAAACTTTAAAAGAAAAATCCAAACTTAGTAAAGAAGAGTGGAAAGAGTATTTCTTGGGACATTGGTATTTTGGAGGGGCAAGGCAAATAGAACACGAAGCAATGTTTCCTGATGAATTGCCCAAGCGACTTATAAAAATGTTTTCTTTTGTTGATGACACTGTACTTGATCCGTTCCTGGGAAGCGGAACAACCGTTAAGGTGGCACTAAATTTAGGCCGGAATGCTGTGGGTTACGAGATAAACGACAAGTTTATAAGTATAATGAAAGAAAAAATTGGCTTAGGCAAAAGTTCTTTGCAATTTGATAATGTTCAAATTGTTAAACGTGAAATAGAAGAAAAATTTGAGAAAGTAAATTATTTTCCGAGAATCAAGGATGCTAAACCTCAAATAGATCCTAAGAAGTTTAATTTTAAAAATGATAGGCTTTATAAAGTAACAGGTATAATTGATGAACAAACAATTCAAGTAGATACAGGATTAAATGTTAAATTCTTGGGTACAAAAATTGTAAAGAAAGATGAAGTTTTGAAATATTTAAGAGAACGAGTCTTGGGGAAAGAAATTTTTCTTAGATTTGATAATGGCAAAGCTTTAAATGGAAATACGGTTGAGGCTTACGTCTATCTTAAAAATAAAATTTTTATAAATGCCTTTTTGATAAAAAACAAAATGGCTATAGCTGATAGAATAAAAAATTACAAGTATAAAGATAAATTTATTAAGTTAGAAAGAGAGTGA
- a CDS encoding 2'-5' RNA ligase family protein has translation MPSRKTHHTAVVVIPPEALWPPIQAIRERHDRQVRRWMPHINLLYPFRPTEAWPELLEPMAERVRPLLPFTVRLAEIRYFRHPSGRCTLWLAPEPAEALDALQQALLAVAPECDDVRRHRGGFTPHLSIGQAPDAATCVALQRALQQQWDPLTFPVTHVSLIWRHAPPDDVFRVGWEVGLEGVRPVNPPAT, from the coding sequence ATGCCGTCGCGCAAGACGCACCATACGGCCGTCGTCGTCATACCGCCCGAGGCGCTCTGGCCGCCCATTCAGGCCATTCGCGAGCGCCACGACCGCCAGGTGCGGCGCTGGATGCCCCACATCAACCTGCTCTACCCGTTTCGCCCGACGGAAGCCTGGCCGGAGCTGCTGGAGCCCATGGCCGAACGCGTCCGCCCGCTGCTGCCCTTCACCGTACGCCTGGCCGAGATCCGCTACTTCCGGCACCCGAGCGGCCGCTGCACGCTGTGGCTGGCACCCGAACCCGCCGAGGCGCTCGACGCGCTCCAGCAGGCGCTGCTGGCCGTGGCGCCCGAGTGCGACGACGTGCGGCGCCATCGGGGCGGCTTCACGCCGCACCTGAGCATCGGCCAGGCGCCCGACGCCGCCACCTGCGTGGCGCTGCAACGCGCGCTGCAGCAGCAGTGGGATCCGCTGACGTTCCCGGTCACCCACGTCAGCCTGATCTGGCGCCATGCGCCGCCGGACGACGTGTTTCGGGTGGGCTGGGAGGTAGGCCTGGAAGGCGTCCGGCCCGTCAACCCGCCCGCGACGTAG
- a CDS encoding Rad52/Rad22 family DNA repair protein yields MNNRIDLKRLQAPFAPEDIEWKPIAISKQAGKALVAPYVTNRAIMDRLDEVCGPENWRNEFRPGPGGGVLCGISIRVGDEWITKWDGAENTDIEPVKGGLSSAMRRAAVQWGIGRYLYRLPNQWVRIDERGRLLETPRLAETPDPAPENRPTPARRTRPVPPRAATSRAG; encoded by the coding sequence ATGAACAACCGTATCGATCTGAAGCGTCTGCAGGCGCCCTTTGCGCCGGAGGACATCGAATGGAAGCCGATCGCCATTTCGAAGCAGGCAGGCAAGGCACTGGTGGCCCCCTATGTGACGAACCGGGCCATCATGGACCGGCTCGACGAAGTGTGCGGCCCGGAGAACTGGCGCAACGAATTCCGGCCCGGACCGGGCGGCGGCGTGCTCTGTGGGATTTCGATCCGGGTGGGCGACGAGTGGATCACGAAGTGGGACGGTGCCGAGAACACGGACATCGAGCCGGTTAAAGGCGGGCTTTCGTCGGCCATGCGCCGGGCGGCCGTCCAGTGGGGCATCGGACGTTACCTCTACCGGCTTCCGAACCAGTGGGTGCGCATTGACGAGCGGGGACGGCTGCTCGAAACGCCCCGCCTTGCCGAAACGCCTGATCCCGCTCCGGAGAACCGTCCGACGCCGGCTCGCCGGACGCGCCCGGTGCCACCGCGCGCCGCTACGTCGCGGGCGGGTTGA
- a CDS encoding ammonium transporter: protein MRTTRRYAHGLLLTALGLLLASPVLAADPSGKATLEADPTAPANFVWVLVAAFLVFFMQPGFALLEAGLTRAKNTVNILTKNVLDFCMAALAFWAFGYALMFGGSGMAPGLEQGNPFIGYSGFFLTGEAYDVSTILYWLFQMVFAATAATIVSGAMAERTKVTAYLAYSFLVSALIYPIYGHWVWGSGWLGEMGAVDFAGSGVVHAVGGILALIGAKKLGPRIGKYDEQGRPRPIPGHNLALATLGVFILFFGWFGFNAGSTVAATELRISVIATNTALAAVAGGVAAMYLTMIRTGHVDLLATCNGILAGLVAITAPCAFVAPWAAVVIGALGGVVMLWAVHFVEHKLKIDDPVGAFAVHGAAGLFGVLAVGIFADGTYGVSGLIVGDTHQLLVQLISIVALVLWTSLTGWLLFTLLDKTMGLRVSREHELAGLDVTEHGVSAYVFENGLAEKPGKMVGA from the coding sequence ATGAGGACCACTCGACGCTACGCGCACGGGCTTCTGCTGACCGCTCTGGGGCTTTTGCTGGCCTCGCCGGTGCTGGCGGCCGATCCCTCGGGGAAGGCGACGCTGGAAGCCGACCCGACCGCTCCGGCGAATTTCGTCTGGGTGCTGGTAGCCGCCTTCCTGGTCTTCTTCATGCAGCCGGGCTTTGCCCTGCTGGAGGCCGGCCTGACCCGGGCCAAAAACACGGTAAACATCCTCACGAAGAACGTGCTGGACTTCTGCATGGCGGCGCTGGCCTTCTGGGCCTTCGGCTATGCGCTGATGTTCGGCGGTTCGGGCATGGCGCCGGGACTGGAGCAGGGCAACCCGTTCATCGGCTACTCGGGCTTTTTCCTGACCGGTGAAGCCTACGACGTCAGCACGATCCTGTACTGGCTGTTCCAGATGGTCTTTGCCGCCACGGCTGCCACCATCGTCTCCGGGGCCATGGCCGAGCGGACGAAGGTGACGGCCTACCTGGCCTATTCTTTCCTGGTCAGCGCCCTCATTTATCCGATCTACGGACACTGGGTCTGGGGCAGCGGCTGGCTTGGCGAGATGGGCGCGGTGGACTTCGCCGGTTCGGGCGTGGTGCATGCCGTCGGCGGCATCCTTGCCCTGATCGGCGCCAAAAAACTGGGGCCGCGCATCGGCAAGTACGATGAGCAGGGACGTCCCCGCCCCATTCCGGGGCACAACCTGGCGCTGGCCACGCTGGGCGTCTTCATTCTTTTCTTCGGCTGGTTCGGCTTCAATGCAGGAAGCACGGTGGCGGCTACCGAACTGCGCATCTCGGTGATCGCCACCAACACAGCGCTGGCGGCTGTGGCCGGGGGTGTGGCGGCCATGTACCTGACCATGATCCGCACCGGCCACGTCGATCTGCTGGCCACGTGCAACGGCATCCTGGCCGGTCTGGTGGCCATCACGGCCCCCTGCGCCTTCGTGGCCCCCTGGGCGGCCGTGGTCATCGGCGCGCTCGGTGGTGTGGTCATGCTCTGGGCCGTGCACTTCGTCGAGCACAAGCTGAAAATCGACGACCCCGTGGGCGCCTTCGCCGTGCACGGAGCGGCCGGTCTGTTCGGGGTGCTGGCCGTGGGCATCTTTGCCGACGGCACCTACGGCGTCAGCGGCCTGATCGTGGGCGACACGCACCAGCTACTGGTCCAGCTCATCAGCATCGTGGCGCTGGTCCTGTGGACGAGCCTCACCGGATGGCTGCTCTTCACGCTGCTGGACAAGACGATGGGCCTGCGCGTCAGCCGCGAGCACGAACTGGCCGGGCTCGACGTGACCGAGCACGGCGTCTCGGCCTACGTCTTCGAAAACGGTCTGGCCGAAAAGCCGGGCAAAATGGTCGGGGCCTGA
- a CDS encoding ammonium transporter: protein MRLRFALLPAPLLLALPARAQDATSAVLSGGDTAWMLVSTALVLLMTPALAFFYGGLVRAKNALNTMMMSFIALGVSGVLWALLGYSLAFGEGSAWMGDLSMALLRGVGLEASGSIPHLLFMAFQGTFAIITAALISGAIVERMQFKAYLWFIALWGLLVYAPVAHWVWGGGWLADLGALDFAGGAVVHVNAAAAAIAAVLFLGPRKDYGRQAMLPHNVPFVLLGAGLLWFGWFGFNGGSALAAGESAALAFVNTMLAPAATLLVWTLLDLGREGKVTAVGAATAIVVGLVAITPAAGFIAPWAALLLGAISALPSYFAILWRPRTRFDDSLDVFAAHGLGGITGALLTGVFAQTSWGGTDGLLFGNPGQFVAQLVSVLAVLLYSGVVSYLILKALSLFMPVRTIARAEAVGLDVVLHGEEAYTDGEGAILLLEHERANGTVPAPAPQPHPATS, encoded by the coding sequence ATGCGACTTCGATTTGCACTGCTGCCTGCGCCGCTCCTGCTGGCGCTTCCGGCCCGGGCTCAGGACGCCACCTCGGCCGTCCTCTCGGGCGGCGACACGGCCTGGATGCTGGTCTCCACGGCACTGGTCCTGCTCATGACGCCCGCGCTGGCCTTTTTCTACGGGGGCCTGGTGCGTGCCAAAAACGCGCTCAACACAATGATGATGAGCTTCATCGCGCTGGGCGTTTCGGGCGTGCTCTGGGCCCTGCTGGGCTACTCGCTGGCCTTCGGCGAAGGCTCGGCCTGGATGGGCGATCTATCGATGGCGCTGCTGCGCGGCGTGGGTCTGGAAGCCAGCGGAAGCATTCCGCACCTGCTGTTCATGGCCTTCCAGGGCACCTTCGCCATCATCACGGCCGCGCTGATCTCCGGCGCCATCGTCGAGCGCATGCAGTTCAAAGCGTACCTCTGGTTCATCGCGCTGTGGGGGCTGCTCGTCTATGCGCCGGTGGCGCACTGGGTCTGGGGCGGCGGCTGGCTGGCCGACCTGGGCGCGCTGGACTTTGCCGGCGGGGCCGTCGTGCACGTGAACGCGGCGGCCGCGGCCATTGCAGCCGTGCTCTTTCTGGGTCCCCGGAAGGACTACGGCCGCCAGGCCATGCTGCCGCACAACGTGCCGTTCGTCCTGCTGGGTGCCGGCCTGCTGTGGTTCGGCTGGTTCGGCTTCAACGGCGGAAGCGCCCTGGCCGCCGGCGAAAGCGCCGCGCTGGCCTTCGTGAACACCATGCTGGCGCCGGCCGCCACACTGCTGGTGTGGACGCTGCTGGACCTCGGGCGCGAGGGCAAGGTGACGGCCGTCGGTGCAGCCACGGCCATCGTCGTGGGCCTGGTGGCCATCACGCCGGCTGCCGGCTTCATCGCTCCCTGGGCTGCGCTGCTGCTGGGCGCTATCTCGGCGCTGCCCAGCTACTTCGCCATCCTGTGGCGGCCGCGCACCCGGTTTGACGATTCGCTGGACGTGTTCGCCGCGCACGGCCTTGGCGGCATTACCGGCGCCCTGCTGACCGGGGTCTTCGCCCAGACGAGCTGGGGCGGCACCGACGGCCTGCTGTTCGGCAATCCCGGCCAGTTCGTGGCCCAGCTCGTATCGGTACTGGCTGTGCTGCTCTACAGCGGCGTCGTCTCCTACCTCATTCTGAAGGCCCTCAGCCTGTTCATGCCGGTTCGTACCATAGCCCGCGCCGAAGCCGTCGGGCTCGACGTGGTCCTCCACGGCGAAGAGGCCTACACCGACGGCGAGGGTGCCATCCTGCTCCTGGAGCATGAGCGGGCCAACGGAACGGTGCCGGCCCCTGCGCCCCAGCCTCATCCGGCAACTTCCTGA
- a CDS encoding P-II family nitrogen regulator, whose amino-acid sequence MKLIRAIVRPEKLGDVLKALFQAEVHGLTVTHVKGHGGETDLVETYRGTTVKMELHDKVMLDIGVSDHFVEPTVQAILQSARTGEVGDGKIFVIPVEKIYRIRTGEEDEAAVTPVTVTS is encoded by the coding sequence ATGAAACTGATCCGCGCCATCGTTCGCCCCGAGAAGCTCGGCGACGTGCTCAAGGCTCTCTTTCAGGCCGAGGTGCACGGCCTGACGGTCACGCACGTCAAGGGTCACGGCGGCGAGACCGACCTGGTAGAGACCTACCGGGGCACCACGGTCAAAATGGAACTGCACGACAAGGTCATGCTCGACATCGGCGTCTCGGACCACTTCGTCGAACCCACCGTGCAGGCCATCCTCCAGTCGGCCCGCACCGGCGAAGTAGGCGACGGCAAGATCTTCGTGATCCCCGTCGAGAAAATCTACCGCATCCGCACAGGCGAGGAAGACGAAGCGGCCGTCACGCCGGTCACCGTGACCTCCTGA
- a CDS encoding RNA polymerase sigma factor: protein MATETVIPSWKAVLEGDRRAFRRLVEPYLDELLRAAHRELEHYRRLKELRPEDLTAEELVGETLITAWRQRHRKPKRLSVRAWLLGLLHRVLQRYLQRERTFRRLWELSLDEPVPPEPIYDDEESFWEWYQPDDLERWEDVLPDPSTLETERLIVEEVPPEALEPLEPVERQVLLLHDTHEVPIQEVAMVVQRSVRETAEILQRARRRVQEART from the coding sequence TTGGCAACCGAAACCGTCATCCCGTCCTGGAAAGCCGTACTGGAAGGCGACCGACGCGCCTTCCGGCGGCTGGTTGAGCCCTACCTGGACGAACTGCTGCGTGCCGCCCACCGCGAACTGGAGCACTACCGGCGGCTCAAAGAGTTGCGTCCCGAAGACCTGACCGCCGAGGAACTGGTGGGCGAGACGCTGATCACGGCCTGGCGCCAGCGGCACCGCAAGCCGAAACGACTGAGCGTCCGGGCCTGGCTGCTGGGTCTGCTCCATCGCGTGCTCCAGCGCTACCTGCAGCGCGAACGCACCTTCCGCCGGCTCTGGGAGCTGTCGCTCGACGAGCCGGTACCGCCCGAGCCCATTTACGACGACGAGGAGTCGTTCTGGGAATGGTACCAGCCCGACGATCTGGAACGCTGGGAAGACGTGCTTCCGGATCCGAGCACGCTCGAAACGGAGCGACTCATCGTGGAAGAGGTACCACCCGAAGCGCTGGAGCCGCTGGAACCCGTCGAACGCCAGGTGTTGCTGCTGCACGACACGCACGAGGTCCCGATTCAGGAGGTGGCCATGGTCGTGCAGCGATCGGTACGCGAGACGGCCGAAATCCTGCAACGTGCCCGTCGGCGCGTGCAGGAAGCGCGCACCTGA
- a CDS encoding peptide chain release factor 1, with translation MEKSTVHLTETLSPELRDRILARLEEERTEPAYRLLTPSALRQLGTIHSTGDPIVSLYLELTPERRLKDAWHVAFKDLVRAKLDTIEDRRLREHVAGELERIEMALKEGLPAMGRGVAFFVCESLGLWRQIALPIPLPDRLELASTPYTRPLVRTRDEHDRFAVALLSREHSRFFISQIGYVEEVLTLTGPKLRGLVTDWIDWNQRDDIELQLLHQEGKALATIAALVFQQFEARYLLFSAPEKLKPSFVEHLPKAIREQVGGEFEVDVHASVHQVAEAIEPVQRAVEAREEVRTLERIQESLPERGVWGVEHVIDAINQRRVMTVAVDDAFQVAGGYCAHCDLLVLDASKPCPACGNPVEAESDIIDRALEMALAQDATIELVRSEAARTLMAQHAPMGALLRF, from the coding sequence ATGGAAAAATCGACGGTGCACCTGACCGAAACGCTTTCGCCTGAGCTGCGGGATCGCATTCTGGCCCGGCTCGAAGAAGAACGCACCGAGCCGGCCTATCGGCTGCTGACGCCCTCCGCCCTCCGGCAACTGGGCACGATTCATTCGACCGGCGATCCGATTGTCAGCCTGTACCTGGAGCTGACGCCGGAGCGGCGGCTGAAAGACGCCTGGCACGTGGCCTTCAAGGATCTGGTCCGGGCCAAACTGGACACGATCGAAGACCGTCGGTTGCGCGAGCACGTGGCCGGCGAACTGGAACGCATCGAAATGGCCCTGAAGGAAGGCCTGCCGGCCATGGGCCGGGGCGTGGCCTTCTTCGTGTGCGAATCGCTGGGCCTGTGGCGTCAGATTGCGCTGCCGATCCCGCTACCCGATCGGCTGGAACTGGCCTCGACACCCTACACGCGTCCGCTGGTGCGCACGCGCGACGAGCACGACCGCTTCGCCGTGGCGCTGCTCTCGCGCGAGCACAGCCGCTTCTTCATCAGCCAGATCGGTTATGTCGAAGAAGTGCTGACGCTGACCGGTCCCAAGCTCCGCGGTCTGGTCACCGACTGGATCGACTGGAACCAGCGCGACGACATCGAGCTGCAGCTCCTGCATCAGGAAGGTAAGGCGCTGGCGACCATTGCCGCGCTGGTCTTCCAGCAGTTCGAGGCCCGCTACCTGCTCTTTTCGGCGCCCGAAAAGCTCAAGCCGAGCTTCGTGGAGCATCTACCCAAGGCCATTCGGGAGCAGGTGGGCGGCGAATTCGAGGTGGACGTGCATGCCTCGGTGCATCAGGTGGCCGAGGCCATCGAGCCCGTGCAGCGGGCCGTCGAGGCACGCGAAGAGGTGCGCACGCTCGAGCGCATTCAGGAAAGCCTGCCCGAACGCGGCGTCTGGGGCGTCGAACACGTGATCGACGCGATCAACCAGCGGCGCGTTATGACCGTGGCCGTGGACGACGCCTTCCAGGTGGCGGGCGGCTACTGCGCGCATTGCGACCTGCTCGTGCTGGACGCCTCGAAGCCCTGCCCGGCCTGCGGCAATCCCGTGGAGGCCGAATCGGACATCATCGATCGGGCGCTCGAAATGGCGCTGGCCCAGGACGCCACGATCGAGCTGGTGCGGAGCGAGGCGGCCCGCACGCTCATGGCGCAACACGCACCCATGGGCGCCCTGCTGCGCTTCTGA
- a CDS encoding outer membrane lipoprotein-sorting protein: MQKSHGRFHPWLFLWLLAAAAVRPALAQEVDPVALVRAAEEAIKGKTSHAVLEMTVVTPDYRRTRRLEAWWEGNEKALIVTLEPPREAGNRTLKRGNELWMYLRETETTIKIPPSMMLQSWMGSDFTYDDLVRESNPVRDYHIRLLRTDTLEGVPCYVLELTPKPEAAVVWGKLLYWIRQPDHLPARIEYYSEQGARVRTFTFHDVRRMGGRRLPTRWVMHNEREPGRYTEIRLLSIEFDIPIPEEIFSFRALEQ; encoded by the coding sequence ATGCAAAAAAGCCACGGGCGATTCCACCCGTGGCTTTTTTTGTGGCTGCTGGCGGCGGCGGCCGTGCGTCCGGCCCTGGCCCAGGAGGTCGATCCGGTGGCGCTCGTGCGTGCGGCCGAGGAGGCCATCAAGGGCAAAACCAGCCACGCCGTGCTGGAAATGACCGTCGTCACGCCCGACTACCGGCGCACGCGCAGGCTCGAAGCCTGGTGGGAAGGCAACGAAAAGGCGCTCATCGTCACGCTCGAGCCGCCCCGTGAGGCGGGCAACCGCACGCTCAAGCGGGGGAACGAGCTGTGGATGTACCTGCGCGAGACGGAAACCACCATCAAGATCCCGCCCTCCATGATGCTTCAGTCGTGGATGGGCTCCGATTTCACGTACGACGATCTGGTGCGCGAGTCGAACCCGGTGCGGGACTATCACATCCGACTACTCCGCACCGACACGCTCGAGGGCGTCCCGTGCTACGTGCTGGAACTCACTCCGAAACCTGAAGCGGCCGTCGTCTGGGGTAAACTGCTCTACTGGATCCGCCAGCCCGACCATCTGCCGGCCCGCATCGAGTACTACAGCGAGCAGGGCGCTCGGGTGCGAACCTTCACGTTCCACGACGTACGGCGCATGGGCGGCCGCCGCCTGCCCACCCGCTGGGTGATGCACAACGAGCGTGAACCCGGCCGCTACACGGAGATTCGCCTGCTTTCGATCGAATTCGACATCCCCATTCCTGAAGAGATCTTCAGCTTTCGAGCGCTGGAGCAGTAA